Genomic window (Sphingomonas sp. S1-29):
GTAACCGTCCTGGATGCCGCGAAAATCGACCCAGACATGGCTGTATTGGTGGCCGAACATCGGCGCGAACTGCAGATGCGGCTCGCCCCAGCGATTGCCCCAGCTCGGCTCGAACCGCTCGGTCCATGCCTGCCACGTGCCGTCGGCGAGCGGATGAGTCGGCGATCCCAGCCCCAGGATGTAGAGGATCATCCCCTCATTATAGATATCCCAATCGCTCGGGATGAACCCGCTCTCGGGATGCCAGCCCATCGACACCAACGGCGCGCGCGGCGTTGCCCAGGGCCATTCAATCGCGCTGTAGAGCTGCTCGGCGAGCGCGCGGATCCGCGCCTCGGCGGGATCGTCGGCGCGGTCGAACCAGCTCTGCGCGAACAGCACCCCAGCCATCAGCAGCGCGGTGTCGATCGTCGACAGTTCGGCGCGCGCAAAGCGCAGCCCCTTCGTCACGCCGAGGAAATGATAGAAGAACCCCCGATAGCCGCTGGTGCCCTCCCCCTCGCCCATCGGCGCGGCGGCTAGGAATTCGAGCGTCGCCAGTGTCCGGTCGCGCGCAGCGGCACGCGTTACCCAGCCATGCGTCGCACCGATCGGATAGGCGGTGAGCGCATAGCCGACCGCCGCGATCGACGCGAAGGACGGGGTCGGCCAACGATCGGGCGCCAGCCCCGTCTTGGGATCGGTGGTTTCCCAAAAAAAGCGAAAGGCGCGGCGCTGGATATCGTCGAGCAGCGGATTGACGGGCACATCGGGGTTGGGAAGATTGTCGAGCGCGGTCCAGCCATCGACGGCGATGCGCGGATCGCCAAGACTATCGGCGCGCGGCGCGCAGCCTGCCATGAAGCCACCGAGGCCAAGTCCCGCCGTGGCCATGAATTGGCGTTTGTTCAGCAAATGCAGCTCCCAGGGTTACGCTAAGATACAAAAGCCCGGGACAGGCAGTAGGGGGGCACGGCCCGTCCCGGCAGGTAACGGATTAGAAGCGATAGCCGACGCGGAACTGGATGCGCCGCGGCAGCGTGAGCAGGTTGAAGCCGATATCGGCGGGGTTGAGCGGATCCTGCAGCTCGCCGGTATTGGGGTTGATGTTGCGGTTGATCCCCTCGTCGAAGCCCGAGAAGTTGTTGTTGTTGAAAGCGTTCAACAGGTCGACGGCAAGCTCGAGCTCGTCGCCGCCGAAGATCGGGATCTTGTTCGACAGCGTCAGGTTGACTTCGCAGAAGGCGAAGACGCCAGCGATGCAGTTCTTTTCGGGATAGCCGGCGAAGAAGGTGCGCTGGCCGGGTTCGGTCCCTTCGGTGACGTCGGTGATGTTATACGCCTGGCCACTGCCGAAGGTGTTGAGCATCGATCCCTGGAAGCCGAACGGCAGATCGACGATGCCCGACACGACCAGGCGATGCCGCTCGTCGCCGCCGGCAGTGCGCCAGCCATAATCGTCGGGGGTCAACTCATCGAGGCTGAAGGCCCCGTTGCCGTTCAGCTCGGACTTGCTGAGCGTGTAGGCGATATTGAGGCCCCAACCCGAGCTGCGCGTGTAATTCTTGTCGATCGTCAGGAACATCGCCTTGTAGCGGGTGTCGAGCCCGTCAAAGCCGATCAGGACGTTCGAATAGCCATTGGCCACCGCGGGTGCGGTGTTGCAGCAGGTGCCAAGACCATTGTTGTTCCGCGTGGCGAACAGGTTGGTATAGCCATTGCGACCGCGCTGATACGACCCCGACAGCGAGACCTGGAACGGCCCTACCTTCTGGCGGACGCCCAGGCTGAACTGGTCGTTGACCGGCGGTTGCGCGTCGTTCTTGACCGCGAACAATTCGGGCAGGCCGGTTTCGGGGCGGGTCGAGATCAGACCGATCAGACCATCGCGGGTCAGGTAGGAATCGTTCCACTGGACCGTCGGCAGGCCGCGGCGCGGCTGGCCATCGGGCGAGAAGCGGAACACACCGATCGGGTTGATCGTCCGCGACAGCTCGTCGACGGTATTGTTGAAGCTGTTGCGGTCATAATAGCGCCCGGCACCGCCGAAGATGACGGTGTTTTCGGTACCGAACAGGTCGTAGGAGAAGCCGAACCGCGGCGCGATTGCACCGGCGAACGGCTTCCGGTTGGTGCCGGTGCTGATGTAGTTGTCGGGATCGAAATACGACGTCGCAGGAAGCGCGCGCAGCGCTGCGACCGCCGCGGGCGGGGTCACATAGTCATTGTTGAAGCCGTTGGTTTCATAGTCCCAGCGCACACCCAGGTTCAGCTGGAGCCGATCGGTGACGTCCCAATCGTCCTGCAGATACAGGCCGACCTGCGTGTTCGAGCTGTAGATTCGACCATTACCGAGGCCGAGCCGCGCTTCCGAAGGGAAAGCGAATGTCAGGTCGTCGGCCGGGTTGTTGGGCGTACCGGCATCGTCGGCGCGGTTGAAGGTGTAGCGCGGCTGGATGAACGAGTTGTTGGCGAACTCGATATCGGTGACCTCGACGCGCGCGCCGAACTTGATCGCGTGGCCGGTCAGCCCGGTATAGGTGATGTCGTCGCGCAGCGTGTAGCCCTGCTGTAGCTCGCGCCGGGTAGAATCCTTGCCGCCATATACGATCACGCCAGCATAATCGAAGGTGGGCAAACCTGGATTGATCGAGGTCGGGTTGAACTCGTAGTTCAGATAGTTCGCGTTGAATTCATTGATGAAGTCATCGCCATTATAGGTCCATTTGAACAGATAGGTATCGACCAGGTTGATCTTGTTCTCGGCATTCTCGAACGACGTGTTGCCGCCGAAGCCCTGGATGTCAGTTTCCTCGCGACGGCTGAACGACAGATCGAAGATCTGGTTGTCGTCGGGCGTCAGCGTCAGCTTGCCGAAGTAGAAATCGCCGCGGAACGGGCTGACGAACGCGCCTTCGAACTCGGACAGGCTGCGGCCCGAAAACTGCTCGAACTCCTGGATCGCTGCGGGCGCGCCGGTGCTGTTGACGTTGAACGCGCGATCCTGGTCGTTGCCTTCATAGGCCGCGAAGAAGAACAATTTGTCCTTGATGATCGGGCCGCCCAGCGAGATGCCATATTGCTTGCGCTCGAACGCCGGCTTGGGGTTGCCATTCTGGACGTCGAGGAAGCCGATCTCGGTGAGCGAACGATCGGTATATTGGCCGAAGACCTCACCCTTGAACTCGTTGGTGCCCGATTTGGTCACCGAGGTGATGATCGCCGATCCGGCCTGCTCATATTCGGCCTTGTAGTTCTGCGTCAGGACGCGGAATTCCTGGACCGCGAGCTGGCCGAAGGGATTGCCGCGGCTGTTCTGCTGGCCGGCGACGCCGCCTTCGCGGGTCTTGTTCTTCAGGCTGACGCCGTCGATGAAGACGTTGACCTGGCTCGCGGGCGACGCGCCCGACTGGAAGCCCTTGTCGGTTTCGCTGTCGTTGAAGCGGACGCCGGGGGCGAGCGCAGCGAACGACAGGAAGTTGCGGTCGGTCTGCGGCAGGATACGGATCTGCGCCTGCGACACGTTGGTGGCTACTTCGCTGGTGCGCGTTTCGGAGAGCGCCGAACCGGTGACGACGATATCGCCTTCCTGTGCGGTCTGGTCGCCGCCGACGCTGATGTCGCCTTCGGCCGGGGCTTCGCCATCGGCCGCCGCGGCGCCGAGCTGCGCGTCGAGCGTCGCCGACTGGCCGATCGCGACCGTCACCAGGCGTTCGAAGGTGCTGCCGTCGCTACCCGCGATCGTCACGCGATATTCGCCGGTGCGCACGCCGTTGAGGATATACGCGCCGTTCGCCGCGGTGGTCGCGGTGCGGGTGATGTTGTTTGCGGTCGCCACCGCGGTGACGGTTGCGCCGGCAACGGGCGCGCCCGACGCGTCGGTCACGGTGCCGCGGATGCTCGCGGTCGTTGTCTGCGCGGCGGCGGGGGCCGCCATAACGACGGTACCGCCGAGCGCGGTTGCGCTGGCGAGGAAAAGTCGGAATGCCTGTGTCGTCTTCATGATATCGTTCCCTGCTGACCCCCCTGTTTCCGGGGGTTTTTGGTTAATTGTGAATCGCGGTGGTCATGCGAACGACCAGCTGCGGCATGGTCTGTTCGATCTGGGTATCGGTGCCGCCGCCGATCATGTCGGTCAGTCTTGCAACCGCGCGCATCCCGAGCGCTGCGATGTCGATGCGCATCGTGGTGAGCGACGGCGTTACGAAGCGGGCGAGCGGAATATCATCGAACCCGGCGATCGCGATCCGCCCGGGAACGTCGATGC
Coding sequences:
- a CDS encoding TonB-dependent receptor, which gives rise to MKTTQAFRLFLASATALGGTVVMAAPAAAQTTTASIRGTVTDASGAPVAGATVTAVATANNITRTATTAANGAYILNGVRTGEYRVTIAGSDGSTFERLVTVAIGQSATLDAQLGAAAADGEAPAEGDISVGGDQTAQEGDIVVTGSALSETRTSEVATNVSQAQIRILPQTDRNFLSFAALAPGVRFNDSETDKGFQSGASPASQVNVFIDGVSLKNKTREGGVAGQQNSRGNPFGQLAVQEFRVLTQNYKAEYEQAGSAIITSVTKSGTNEFKGEVFGQYTDRSLTEIGFLDVQNGNPKPAFERKQYGISLGGPIIKDKLFFFAAYEGNDQDRAFNVNSTGAPAAIQEFEQFSGRSLSEFEGAFVSPFRGDFYFGKLTLTPDDNQIFDLSFSRREETDIQGFGGNTSFENAENKINLVDTYLFKWTYNGDDFINEFNANYLNYEFNPTSINPGLPTFDYAGVIVYGGKDSTRRELQQGYTLRDDITYTGLTGHAIKFGARVEVTDIEFANNSFIQPRYTFNRADDAGTPNNPADDLTFAFPSEARLGLGNGRIYSSNTQVGLYLQDDWDVTDRLQLNLGVRWDYETNGFNNDYVTPPAAVAALRALPATSYFDPDNYISTGTNRKPFAGAIAPRFGFSYDLFGTENTVIFGGAGRYYDRNSFNNTVDELSRTINPIGVFRFSPDGQPRRGLPTVQWNDSYLTRDGLIGLISTRPETGLPELFAVKNDAQPPVNDQFSLGVRQKVGPFQVSLSGSYQRGRNGYTNLFATRNNNGLGTCCNTAPAVANGYSNVLIGFDGLDTRYKAMFLTIDKNYTRSSGWGLNIAYTLSKSELNGNGAFSLDELTPDDYGWRTAGGDERHRLVVSGIVDLPFGFQGSMLNTFGSGQAYNITDVTEGTEPGQRTFFAGYPEKNCIAGVFAFCEVNLTLSNKIPIFGGDELELAVDLLNAFNNNNFSGFDEGINRNINPNTGELQDPLNPADIGFNLLTLPRRIQFRVGYRF
- a CDS encoding glucoamylase family protein codes for the protein MATAGLGLGGFMAGCAPRADSLGDPRIAVDGWTALDNLPNPDVPVNPLLDDIQRRAFRFFWETTDPKTGLAPDRWPTPSFASIAAVGYALTAYPIGATHGWVTRAAARDRTLATLEFLAAAPMGEGEGTSGYRGFFYHFLGVTKGLRFARAELSTIDTALLMAGVLFAQSWFDRADDPAEARIRALAEQLYSAIEWPWATPRAPLVSMGWHPESGFIPSDWDIYNEGMILYILGLGSPTHPLADGTWQAWTERFEPSWGNRWGEPHLQFAPMFGHQYSHVWVDFRGIQDGYIAAKGIDYFENSRRATYAQRAYAIENAGGWVGYGADCWGLTACDGPGDFPMTIAGRKRDFFSYSARGPGERDDGTLAPTALLGSLPFAPEIVEPAVSAIYARYGAGVYDKYGFLDSFNPTLTARPPERLKHGAIRPGVGWVDKDYLGIDQGPIVAMIENHRSGLVWKTMQRNPHIRRGLARAGFSGGWLG